A region of the Parafrankia irregularis genome:
GCCGGGGTGGTCGACGCCGTCGGCCCGGGTGTCGCCGACCTCAGCGTCGGTGACCACGTCGTCCTGACGATCACGCCTGGGTGCGGGGTGTGCCGGCAGTGCCAGCTCGGTGCGCTCGGCCTGTGCGAGGTCGCCGCCCCGCACATGATCGACGGCCGGCTGTCGCACGGCCAGCAACGGCTCACCAAGGGCGCCGAGCGGATCAACCACTTCGCGCTGCAGTCGTCGTTCGCGGAATACGCGGTCGTCGACCGCCGGGCCGCGGTGAAGGTGCCCGACGACGTGCCGTTCGACATCGCCTGCCTCACCGCCTGTGGCGTCTCCACCGGCTTCGGCGCGGCGGTGGTGCGGGCCGGCGTCGAGGCCGGCGAGACGGTGCTGGTCATCGGCGCCGGCGGGGTGGGCCTGGCCACCGTGCTCGGCGCGGTCACCGCCGGCGCCGGCCGGGTGATCGTGGCCGACCGCAGCGCGGCGGCCTGCCAGCTCGCCGAGGACCTCGGCGCCACGGACAGCATCGTGGTGGAGGAGGACACCAACCTCGTCTCCCGGGTCCGCGCGCTTACCCGCGGCGGCGGTGGCGTCGGCAGTGGTGGCGGCGGTGGCGTCGACGTCGCGATCGACGCCGTGGGCACCGGGAGGACCGCCGCGGCGGCGTTCAACGCGCTGCGCCGGGGCGGACGGGCGGTCGTCGTCGGCGTCGCGGATCCCCGGGCGACGGTGTCCGTCCCGCTGTACCACCTGATCGACCAGCGGGTGCTCACCGGAAGCACGAACGGAAGCATTCGCCCGCAGGTCGACATCCCGCGGATCCTCGACCTCTACCGGGCCGGCCGGCTGCCCCTCGACCGCCTCGTCACCCGCCGCTACCCCCTGGAGGACATCGGCCAGGCGATGGCCGAGCTCGGCGTGAAACCCGGCCGGGCGGTGATCACCTTCTGAACGGCGCCCCGAAAAGTGGAAGGTCGGCGGTTCGACCCCGCCCCTGCCCACCACCTCTGATCAGGGGTTTCTCTTCGCAACTCGGCTCCTAGCGGTAATGATCCTCCGGTCAGTTGAAGTCCTCCCCGCGCGAGCACGGGGGATACCGACCAGTAGACGTACTGCCCGGTTCGCAGGCGTGGGTACGCCTGTTGCTATCGACGTGCCACCGCCACCCGGTTACGGCCGCGGTGCTTGGCCTTGTAGAGCGCGGCGTCGGCGACCTCGAAGAACGCATTGAGATCGCCGTCCACGGGGGGAACGGCCGCCGCGACGCCGATGCTCACGGTGACGACTCCCCTTTCGACCAGCGGGTGCGGTTCGGCCAGCTCCTCGACCGCCGAACGGCTCCGATGAGCGAGCCGGGCGGCCGCTCCCAGACCTGTCCTTGGCATGACTACGGCGAACTCCTCGCCGCCATAGCGAGCGACCAGATGGGTGTCACGGATGTTCTTGGCGAGGCATGCGGCGACCTTTTTGAGACACTGGTCGCCCGCGCTGTGCCCAAAATGGTCGTTGTAAAGCTTGAAATAGTCGATGTCGACTATCGTGAGCGCGATAGGCGTAGAATTGCGTCCCGCGCGGTTCCATTCCACATCGAGGACCTCGCTGAGACGCCGGCGGTTGGCCAGCCCGGTCAGCGGATCAGTCGTCGACAGCTGTAGCAGCCGGCGGTTCACGACGGAGAGCTGCTGGGTTCGTTCGGCGACCTTGCGTTCCAGCGACGCATAGACCTGGGCGTTGTCGAGTGAGACGGCCAGCTGTCCGGCGACCAGCATTATTCCTTCCAGGCGTTCAATAGTAAACGCGCTACGGATCATCCGGTTCTCGAGGAGAAGCATTGCGCCCTGCGTGCCGCGTATTGTGATAGGCAGGGCAAGCAGGGAGCAACGGTCGAGGTCGGCGAAGTACAGATCGCGGCGAAACCGCTCGTCGTGGGTCGCGTCGTCGATAGCAAGGGGTTGGTGGGTGCGATCGACATACCAGATGACCGAAGCCGGCAGCATGCGCCGCCGACCGGCTTCGTCGAGTGAGATGGTGTCGCCGTCGCCTACCGGCACGGACCAGCCAACTTCATTCTGCTCATGCAGCAACAGGTGGACGCTGGTGGCGCCAGTCATTTCCGACAGGATTCCCGCGACCCTTGCTCGTAGACCGTCGATGGTGGTCTCGGAGCCGAGCGCCTGAGACGCGGCCGCGATACCGAACAGGTCAATGGTCCGGGTCGTGGCGGCGGGCTTGCACCCGGCGGGCTCCGCCAGCCGGCGCGCATCCGGCTCCATGGCCGTGAACTCGATGCCCTGCACCGGGTGAACCCAGTCGAGCTGGCTGACCTTCGCCGTCGCGCCCCAGGCCAGATACTGACGGCGGGCAGCCGCGAGCGGAGCGTTTCCAGCCTCCAACATGCCGTGGGAGAGGTAGAACCGGGCGGTGCGTTCGAGGATCAGCGCTCGGTGCCATGGGCGATCCCGCGTGGACGCCTCGCGCTGCGCGACGTCGAACATGTACGCCGCCTTGTGGAAATCACCGACAGCCCAGGCCTGTTCCGCCTCCACCAGACGCAGCAGGTGGAGGAAGTTGACCGGCGCGTCGGCCGCACGCGCGGACAACCATGCGACCAACTCGTCCAGCTCAGCCAGCGAGGCTTCACGCTGACTCGCTTCGGTGGCCCGTGCCTGCGCGGCGAGCGACATGGCCCGCAGCAGTCGTGCCGTCGTCGTCACATACATCGGCTCGATCACCGGCAGCAGCCGCATCGACGCCGCGGTGTGGCGGGCCAGCCTGGCCGGATGATCGAAGATCGCCGCGGCGAGCGCCAAGGCGATGTGCAGATGGGCGCGGGCGATCGGATTGGCCGCGAGTCTGCTCAGGGCAGACACCTCGTCGGCTTCCGATTCGACGGTCTCGCCACGCAGAATCCTGATCAGCTGGCGGCACGGCTGGACGTTCTCCACAAGATGCGCATTACCGGTGCCTGCCCCGGCCGCGAGCGCCGCGTCGACCTCAGGGGCAAGGGCGTCAAGAGTTGGTGCACAGTCCAGCAGATTGTGCACCAACATGTAGCGTGTATACGACGCATTCTGCAGGTCACCGCTGCGGACAAGCACCTCCAGCGCGCGACGGGCCCCCGAAATATTCTCCTCGAGGGAATCGAACCAGTGCCCGACACCAGCCGCGTAAAGGTACTGAGCACGACCGATCTCAAGGTCATAACCGAGTGACCTGCTCACCGAGAGGAGCCGCTGCACCACGCGGTACCCGGTGCGATAGTCGCCGCGGCTGCCGATAGTCCACGCGGCACCGGCGGCCGGGCCGAGAAAGGTGGCATGCGGGCCGTTCTGCACCCACATCTCCAGTACCTTCACGGTCAGCCAGCCCAGCATCGGCTGATCGCAGAAGTAGGCCGCGGGCAGGAGCCGGTCGATGATCCTGCAGGCGTCGAGTCGGGAGTGGTCGATGCCGCCTGCCAACCGAAGATCATCTGACTCATCGGTCCGATCGATCCACTGGCGGACCTCCTTCAGCCCGCGGTCGATGTCCGAGTCCAGATGATCCCGGTCCGGGACGGCGAAACCCAGGTGCCTCAGCTGGTCGAGGCCGAGCCGCATCGCCTCCCGAGCCAGGCCCCGGTTGGTCAGGCTGACAACCTGCGCCTCGACAGCCGCGGTGCGTTGAGTCGGGTGCGTGCAAAGCCGACAGACGGTTTCGTAGGCCTCATCGGCCTCCTCCAGCAGGCCAAGCCGGTGAAGGGCGGCGTGCCGCTCGGTGCCGACCGCGATCAGCTGGTCGGTGTCAGCCGGATCGATGAGCGGCATCGCCGCGGTCAGGAACCGTTCTTCCAGCGGGTAGTTGCTGAGTATCCGGGCCTGGCCGGCGGCCCGCCGGAAGAGCGCCGCCATGAGCTGCCGTTCCTGCGTGGCGTGAACCGCGTCGGCGACCAGCAGATACTGCTCCGCGGCGACAGCGAAGTACTCGTCCCGTTCGGACAGACACCGGGCCAGCCGCAGCCGAACAGCGCGCTGTTCGGTCGCTGTGATCCTGTCCAGGAGAGACTTCTGCGTCCGGTCGTGGTGGAACCGGATCGTCGACCGGTCGTCGAGCTCCCGCACCAGCAAGGCGGCCGCGTAGGCGGGCGCCAGCCGTCGCTCGACCTCCTGCGCCGCGAGCCCGGTCGCCGTGGCCAGGAGATCCAGCTCCACCCGCCCCGCCAGGCAGGCCATCGCCATGAGCACTTCTCGCGTGCCCGAAG
Encoded here:
- a CDS encoding diguanylate cyclase → MSAAGSLIRKEPLGPGADWRLLHETEILKRLSGVDGVAQLADGSPSCPGSILLADVGGIALCELAMPLAPVTLVELAESLARAVAEMHRRGVAHQNINPANIVVGGNRNIPYLVDFALAASIADLRPGFLHHREIVGTVPYLAPEQTGRTARLVDQRADLYALGATLYELATGAPPFGSSDPARIIQDHLVRIPVPPAAVNPLLPAELSAIIMHLLKKEPDDRYQTADGLVRDLVLLRRGARISDPGAHDSPLRPLAPSRLAGRDEEIRDLGAAFAEAMAGHCRGLLVSGAAGVGKTSLVNELRPMVAGRNGWFVTGKFDQFRRDEEYDGVRQAFRALGRLLLAEPEGRLAKVREQLLDALGPNAELVAAALPELAALLKVAPDPGDPMTARVRLQHASVAVLRTITSWRRPLVFVVDDLQWAGRTPLGFIDLILGSEEQTEGLLLVGAYRDSDVDIAHPLAPMLDRWSRQPTGPHHQRLGNLVPAGQASLVADILHIAPQSASELARMIESITEGSPYDTVELFNALRHEGLIAPGESRWHVDQSALRRRLAGLDIKKLLAARVASLPSGTREVLMAMACLAGRVELDLLATATGLAAQEVERRLAPAYAAALLVRELDDRSTIRFHHDRTQKSLLDRITATEQRAVRLRLARCLSERDEYFAVAAEQYLLVADAVHATQERQLMAALFRRAAGQARILSNYPLEERFLTAAMPLIDPADTDQLIAVGTERHAALHRLGLLEEADEAYETVCRLCTHPTQRTAAVEAQVVSLTNRGLAREAMRLGLDQLRHLGFAVPDRDHLDSDIDRGLKEVRQWIDRTDESDDLRLAGGIDHSRLDACRIIDRLLPAAYFCDQPMLGWLTVKVLEMWVQNGPHATFLGPAAGAAWTIGSRGDYRTGYRVVQRLLSVSRSLGYDLEIGRAQYLYAAGVGHWFDSLEENISGARRALEVLVRSGDLQNASYTRYMLVHNLLDCAPTLDALAPEVDAALAAGAGTGNAHLVENVQPCRQLIRILRGETVESEADEVSALSRLAANPIARAHLHIALALAAAIFDHPARLARHTAASMRLLPVIEPMYVTTTARLLRAMSLAAQARATEASQREASLAELDELVAWLSARAADAPVNFLHLLRLVEAEQAWAVGDFHKAAYMFDVAQREASTRDRPWHRALILERTARFYLSHGMLEAGNAPLAAARRQYLAWGATAKVSQLDWVHPVQGIEFTAMEPDARRLAEPAGCKPAATTRTIDLFGIAAASQALGSETTIDGLRARVAGILSEMTGATSVHLLLHEQNEVGWSVPVGDGDTISLDEAGRRRMLPASVIWYVDRTHQPLAIDDATHDERFRRDLYFADLDRCSLLALPITIRGTQGAMLLLENRMIRSAFTIERLEGIMLVAGQLAVSLDNAQVYASLERKVAERTQQLSVVNRRLLQLSTTDPLTGLANRRRLSEVLDVEWNRAGRNSTPIALTIVDIDYFKLYNDHFGHSAGDQCLKKVAACLAKNIRDTHLVARYGGEEFAVVMPRTGLGAAARLAHRSRSAVEELAEPHPLVERGVVTVSIGVAAAVPPVDGDLNAFFEVADAALYKAKHRGRNRVAVARR
- a CDS encoding alcohol dehydrogenase catalytic domain-containing protein, which gives rise to MRAAVLRDAGRLEVEDLDVPEPGPGEVRVQVRATGVCHTDLTVVEGKMPVPRPVVLGHEGAGVVDAVGPGVADLSVGDHVVLTITPGCGVCRQCQLGALGLCEVAAPHMIDGRLSHGQQRLTKGAERINHFALQSSFAEYAVVDRRAAVKVPDDVPFDIACLTACGVSTGFGAAVVRAGVEAGETVLVIGAGGVGLATVLGAVTAGAGRVIVADRSAAACQLAEDLGATDSIVVEEDTNLVSRVRALTRGGGGVGSGGGGGVDVAIDAVGTGRTAAAAFNALRRGGRAVVVGVADPRATVSVPLYHLIDQRVLTGSTNGSIRPQVDIPRILDLYRAGRLPLDRLVTRRYPLEDIGQAMAELGVKPGRAVITF